A segment of the Pseudoalteromonas sp. DL-6 genome:
ATATGGAACAACGCGTAGAAGTTGCCATTAATTTTGCGATTGATCAAATAGCTAAAAAGAAAGAGCTCCATGAGTAACCCGCTAGAACAAGCTCCTACACACGTAAAACTGGCTGTTGATTTAATTATGATATTAGAGCAACACGATGTAGAGCCAGAAGAAGTATTAAAAGCGCTCGATATCGTAAAAAGTGACTTTGAAAAGAAGCTAGTTAACAACTAGCTTCATTCAATTGTGTCTACTTCATACACAGTGACAGCACCGTCATGTTTACTACAGTCAATTTTAATCTCACCGAATGTTCGCCTAGGTGATGTTGACCTACGGCATGTCATGTTTTGAGCTTTAACACCAAATTGTTCAATATAAACTGCAACAATTGCATCTATTTCTTGTTTGTCTTCTGTTGTCGCTGCGGCATAAAAAGTATCATATTGTTGTGACCAATTTTCAACACCAGCTTCTGCAGCAACCCCCAACCACCCCATACCCAGCTTAGTTGATTGCTCTAAATATTGTCCTTTTAAAAACATAAACGCTAGGGTGTATTGTGCACTTTTATAACCCAATGCAGCTGGCTCTTCTAAATAGTTAAAAGCTTCTTCAAACTCCCCTTTTTTGTATGCCTTAACACCATTATATTCTTTTTTCTTCATGGTATTATCGCTGTAAAGACTTACTGGTGACGAATTGCAGCCAGTTATTAAAGCCACCAATACCAGCAAAGTGGCACTCAATTGTTGATGATTCATTATTATCCTTAATTTATTATTTTTTTTGCTCAGAAACATACACCACTTTTAAAGCATCTGCCCTAAAACCTGTTAACATAAATTTAATATTATCATGGGATTGCAAAGCTTACAGCGATTATTTTTATAAGCGCAGTTTTAACCGCCCATTTAAAAATAGATAAACCTAATTTTTTAATACCCTGTGTTTATACCCAAGTTACTTTAAGTACAATACATTTAACTGGCTCAAATTTATCACTGACTGTCCGTTTGTTGAACTAGTAGTAATAACTGCGCGGCCGCTTTGGCATCGTCTAATGCACGGTGATGGTTGGTTAAGTCTAAATTAAAGTGTGCAGATAAATTTCCCAGCGAATACGACTTTAATCCCTTAAATGCTTTACGTGATTCAACAACGGTACATAGTTTTGGCATTTTAAAGTTGATTCCCAGCTCCTCAAGCTCTTTTTTAATAAAGCCATAATCAAAATTAACATTGTGAGCGACAAAAATACTACCCGAAAGCTTATCTAATAAAGTCGAAGCAATGTCGCTAAATATAGGCGCATCACTTACCATGGCGTCGTTAATACCAGTTAGTTTGGTAATAAAACGAGGGATCGGTCGCTCTGGGTTTATCAATGTGGTCCATGTATCAACTATTTCGCCCTGCTTTACTTTAACAATACCAATTTCGGTAATGCGGTTACCGCCTTTGAGGCCTCCTGTAGTTTCAATATCAACTACACTATAAATACGGTTAGGGTCTACATACCACTTCACCGCTGCAATATTTACGATAAAGCCACAGCTTTTTAAATTATCGATACTCACTAGCTGGTTTCTTTTAAGCTTATCGCCAGGTGCTTTAACCTCTTCAAAATGAACGGCATTGTTATCAACAATCATTAAATCGGGGTAACCATCTTTTAGCTGTCGGTAGTTCTTTGCCATGTTTTTTAAATGCTGAAGTAAAACGGTTATTGGACTATTTAATATAAGCATCTCTACTGGCTTTAATACATCTGGGTGCCACCTAAATAAGCCATTTGGTTGCTCATAATACTTTGCGGCATGGTGACACACTAAACGCAGCAATTTCTGGGCACTATTACACGCAGCTAGCCGCGCTTCTATTTGTGAGGATTGATTTAAGTAAAAGGAGTCTGTTTTTAACGCTTGTGGGAAAATATCAAATTCATTACAAGGCGGCGTCGGGGTTTCAATAAATAGCTCTTGCCAAAAAACCAGCGCAAATAGGCTTTGCCACAAAGTATTTTCAGTATAAAAAACTTGTTTGCCTTGACGAGTGTAGTGATCGCTTACACCTAACTCAACATCGCTTCGGTAAAGTTCATCAACTTCTATAATGCAGCGTGTACTGGCTAACATTTCACTGAGCCGCGAACGGGTTTGCTTGTTAAATTTACGCATTAAAAAGTCATCTGCAAAATACAGTAACTCATCACTAAGCGGGTTTTCTATAATTTGCTCAAGCTGCGCTTTTACCCATTGCTTATTGCCCTGTCGGTATTGCTCCCTTATTTGAATTTCTAAGGCTTGTGCATCGTCTTCGCAGGCATTAAGTACATCAAACGCAAGTGTTGGGTTAGTTGTTTTTAGTTGCTTATAAAGTATAACCAGTAACTTGTTTTTTAACTCTTGTGCAATAACCCCTACTACTACTTCATTTATTAGCTGCCTTGCTAGTTCTTCTCTTTCATTGTCATCTTTTGTATTTTTAAGCGTTAGTCGCAAACGGTTTAATTTATAGTTAGACTGCGCTTCCTTTATTGAATCAAAGCGCGATAAGCTTTCATTATGCTCTTGCCTAACAGGTGTTACGCCTAAATCTCGCAGTACAAATCGATTTTGATGATTAATATCGCCTGCACTGAGCCTGCCAATATATAAAAATTCAAAATACTCGAAATACTCTTCTCTATTATTTATCACGTACTGATTATATAAGTGTGCAAGACACTCTGGCTTAGATTCAAAGAATGAAATAGCTATTTCAAATAAGTTACTTTTAGCAGCGCTTTTTTTAAATAATGGCGTTTGTTCTTGCTTTTCTAGCAGCTCTATTAAGGCCGGTTTTGTTAGGTGACTTAGTAGTTGCCTATGATCTTTATCAGAGGGTTCTACAATTAACTTTGCCGCTTTTAATTTAAAAAGTGCTTGGTATGGCGAGCTAATTTCTTCGTAGTTTAATGATTGGGTTTGAACTAAATAAGGCTTACGAGAATAAATACGCGCCAACATACACTGGCTTTGCTCGTCGAGCGTATTTATTTTATTAATAAATTTAATATGCCTTTGCTCGAGTAAATGCACGCATTTCTCACTAACAAACGTTAATAGCTCTCTAAAATGTGCCAAATAATATTTCGCTGGTAACTCTTTTCTCATAAAACTGCCTGCACTGTATATAAAAACAGTATCTAGCATCTCGTTATTTTTATCAACCCAATAAAATTTTTTATGCATACGTATTACTATTGAAATATCTTTTTTAGCGTGATCACTCTGTGCTAAGGTTGCCAGCAAATTTAGTGCTACTTTAATTACACATAATAAAAATTAGGATTGAACAACATGACAACACAGCATGCAACTAAAGGTGAGCATAGCGCAGAGACAACGTGCTCGCTTTTTTATGTTATTTTTATATCGGCCGTTGCCGCTATTGGTGGCTTTTTATTTGGTTTTGATTCAGGCGTTATAAATGGCACCGTATCGGCATTGGGTAATACATTTAATTCAAGCAGTGTTGCAACTGGTTTTAATGTTGCATCTGTATTATTAGGCTGTGCATTAGGGGCATTAGCGGCTGGCCCATTAGCTGATAAGTTTGGTCGTCGCGTTATTATGATTGTTACTGCCATTATATTTGCAGTCAGCGCTTTTGGCTCTGGCATTGCAGATAGTTCCGCTGAGTTTATTTTTTACCGCTTATTTGGCGGATTAGGCATAGGTGCAGCCTCTGTTTTAGCGCCTGCTTATATTGCAGAAGTAGCACCAGCAAGTTTGCGTGGTCGCTTAGCGACATTGCAACAACTCGCTATTGTTCTTGGCTTATTTGCAGCCTTTTTAAGTAACTACCTAATTGCTAACGCTGCTGGCGGTGCCGAAGGTATTTTAATGTTAGATTTAGCCGCGTGGCGCTGGATGTTTTGGGCTGAACTTGTTCCTGCAGGGTTATTTTTGATTGGCGTACTTTTTATTCCTGAGTCACCGCGTTACCTAGTCGCACAAGGTAAACTTAAACACGCTAAAACTGTATTTAATAAAATCTCAAATGACGATGCTGATGCACAAATCAGTGACGTGAAGCAGTCTCTGCAAAGTGATAAAAAACCAAGTATTCGCGACTTATTTATTGATGGCAGTAAAAAAGTACACCCTATTGTTTGGGTGGGTGTGGCTTTATCGGTTTTCCAACAATTTGTTGGTATTAACGTGGTATTTTATTACGGCTCAGAGCTTTGGCAAGCCGCTGGTTTTGATGAATCACAATCACTGTTTATTAATGTACTTGCCGGTACTACTAATATTTTATCTACCTTTATAGCTATTGCTTTAGTCGATAAAGTAGGCCGTAAGCCACTATTATTGGTAGGTAGCATAGGTATGTTTATTAGTTTAAGTGCACTTACCTATACCTTTGGAAGTGCAGGCCTTGATGAAGCAGGCAAGTTAGCACTTAGCGAAAACATGGGTACCTTTGCATTAATAATGGCTAATTTGTTTGTGGTATTTTTTGGCTTAAGCTGGGGCCCTATTGTATGGGTACTACTTGGTGAAATGTTTAATAACCGTATTCGCGGAGCAGCCCTTGCGGTTGCTGCTAGTGCACAGTGGATAGCTAACTTTGCTATTACTATGACCTTCCCGATTATGCTCGGCAGTATTGGTTTAGCAGGTGCTTATGGCTTTTACACCCTTTCGGCATTTATTAGCGTATTTTTTGTGGTCAAATACATAAAAGAAACACGCGGCATGAAATTAGAATCTATGTAGTTATATAGCAGCAAAGTAACGAGCTAATCGCTACTTTGCTGCTTTTTTAATAAACCTCAATGAAAGCCCTTTCATTTAACTATCCCTTAAATATCAACAATATTCTTTTTTGCTATATATAATCCTTTAAAATTCCTTTTTGGAATAAAGAAAATTAGCTATTGTCCGCCAATTATTTCTACACAATGCTGATCAAAATGAAACAACTGTTATTATCAAGCCTTACTGTTGCCTGTGCTTTAAGCTCTTTTAATGTATTTGCTACCAATGGCTATTTTACTCATGGCTATGGGATGACTCACAAAGGTATGGCGGGTGCCGGTATAGCCCTATCAGAAGAGCTAATGTCCGGTGCAAATAACCCTGCCACCCTTTTAGTAAATGGCACTGAAATGTCTTTCGGGGTTGAACTATTTTCTCCGAAGAGAAAGTACACCGCTTCATCCGTTGATACATTTTATCCTAACGCCTTTTATCTTGATGCGGACACGAAAAAAAGTGATAACAGTTTATTTGCAATCCCAGAGTTTGCTATTGGTCATCAACTTAATCAGGATATTAATCTAGGGTTACTGGTTTACGCTAACGGTGGGATGAACACAGAGTACACTGCCGAATCAGCTCCTCAAGGTACGTTTTATGGCGGCAACACGGGTGTTGATTTAAAACAATTATTTATTAGCCCAACCATAAGCTATAAATTAAATGAGCAAACGCGTATAGGCGTATCACCTATCTATGTTGTTCAACAGTTTGAAGCACAAGGGTTGGCAAATTTTGCTCCATTTTCGCAAGCACCAAGTGCATTATCAAATAATGGTACTGACACCAGCACCGGTTTTGGTTTGCAGCTAGGCATAAACCAAATTATTGATACAACATTTAGCTGGGGCGCAAGTTACCGCTTTGCTGTTTCTATGAGTGAGTTTGATCGTTACAGTGGTTTATTTGCAGAGCAAGGTGGCTTTGATTTACCCAGCTCTATTCAACTTGGTACAGCGTGGCAGTTTTTACCATCTCACCAAGTCGTATTTGATTGGCAAAAAATAAATTACAGTGAAGTTGAAAGTATCGCTAATCCAATCACTAATTTAATGTCAGCACCTCTAGGCTCTAAAGCCGGTGCAGGTTTTGGCTGGCATGATATGAGTATTTATAAGCTTGGCTATCAATGGCAACGCACATTGGAACAAAAGATTCGATTTGGAGTCTCTTATACCGAGCAACCCATTCCATCGTCTGAAATTTTATTTAATATTTTAGCCCCGGGTGTGCAAGAATGGCACTTCACGGCAGGGATCAGTCACGCAATTAGTGACACCATGCAATTTAATGCGATGGCATTTTATTCACCCTCTAAAAATGTAACCGGTGCAAACTATTTAGCGCCTAATCAACAGTTATCAATTTCAATGGAGCAATCGGGTTTAGGTATATCCCTTGCTTGGAGAATTTAAACTATGACAACCGAATTCACGCCGCTATCCGCCGCCATTGGCGGTGGCCTAATTGGCTTAGCCTGCGCCCTATTGCTAATATTTTTTGGTAAAATTGCGGGTATTTCAGGCTTGATCAAGTCGCTATTCAACCCTTTTACTAAATCATCTCGTTGGAAGTTATGTTTTATAGCGGGATTGGTATTAGCGGGTGTGTGTGTGCAAATATTTAAGCCTGAGTTATTAGTGGGCGAATTAAACTTATCCCCCTTGATGATTATAATTGCAGGGCTTTTGGTTGGTATTGGCACCTCACTAGCGAATGGCTGCACCAGTGGTCACGGTGTCTGTGGTATGTCGCGTTTTTCTGCTCGTTCATGGGTATCAACCTGTACATTTATGGCAATCGCCATTATCACAGCTAATTTAGTAGGATAAACCATGCAGTTAATTATTACGCTTATTCTAGGATTTATATTTGGTTTAGGGCTTATTATTAGTGGCATGACTAACCCAGACAAAGTACTTAACTTTCTTACCTTTAATAAACACTGGGATGGAAGCTTAATTATTGTCATGGCCGTGGCGATGACTATTATGATGGGGGCTTGGTTTTGGCTCACTAAAAAAGGCACTCCTTTATTTAGTGAAAAGCTCAGTTTAAGCGACTTTAAACAGGTTGATATGCGCTTAATTACTGGCTCGGTTTTATTTGGTTTAGGTTGGGGTTTAAGTGGTATATGCCCAGGTCCAGGGCTGGTACAGCTTGTGTCACTTAAAACAGAATTTTGGTTATTTTTTGCAGCCGTACTAGGCGGTATGTGGATCACTAAAAAAGTATGATGTGGACTGCTGAGCTTAGCTCGGCAGCTTTAAAAACGACGGTAATTTGTTAGCTTCCCTGCCAATAATCCCCAATAAAATAGCAAGCGCCCACTTATTCCGCTGAGACGTCATGTTGACCCTTAATAGCTTATTTAATACTTTTAGCGCAATATAATAATCAACTTTAATTATTGCTCACGTATTAGCTATTGACTATAAAGGTAAAAGTTTAGCTAAGTGGGTATGATCTAGAATTAGTGTACGAATAATATAAATAAGAAATATTGCAAAATGAATAAATGGAATTTTAATACACCCAAATGTTGTTTGAAGTATAAGTTGACATAACCACATTCGATTTCATTGAACTACAACGGCACAAGTGAAGTGTAAGTTGGCATAATGTTGAAGCTTATAATGGCATAAAGTTACCAAATACGAGCTCTTTAAAACCAACACCACAAGA
Coding sequences within it:
- a CDS encoding DUF2496 domain-containing protein, whose protein sequence is MSNPLEQAPTHVKLAVDLIMILEQHDVEPEEVLKALDIVKSDFEKKLVNN
- a CDS encoding sel1 repeat family protein, yielding MNHQQLSATLLVLVALITGCNSSPVSLYSDNTMKKKEYNGVKAYKKGEFEEAFNYLEEPAALGYKSAQYTLAFMFLKGQYLEQSTKLGMGWLGVAAEAGVENWSQQYDTFYAAATTEDKQEIDAIVAVYIEQFGVKAQNMTCRRSTSPRRTFGEIKIDCSKHDGAVTVYEVDTIE
- a CDS encoding exonuclease domain-containing protein yields the protein MRKELPAKYYLAHFRELLTFVSEKCVHLLEQRHIKFINKINTLDEQSQCMLARIYSRKPYLVQTQSLNYEEISSPYQALFKLKAAKLIVEPSDKDHRQLLSHLTKPALIELLEKQEQTPLFKKSAAKSNLFEIAISFFESKPECLAHLYNQYVINNREEYFEYFEFLYIGRLSAGDINHQNRFVLRDLGVTPVRQEHNESLSRFDSIKEAQSNYKLNRLRLTLKNTKDDNEREELARQLINEVVVGVIAQELKNKLLVILYKQLKTTNPTLAFDVLNACEDDAQALEIQIREQYRQGNKQWVKAQLEQIIENPLSDELLYFADDFLMRKFNKQTRSRLSEMLASTRCIIEVDELYRSDVELGVSDHYTRQGKQVFYTENTLWQSLFALVFWQELFIETPTPPCNEFDIFPQALKTDSFYLNQSSQIEARLAACNSAQKLLRLVCHHAAKYYEQPNGLFRWHPDVLKPVEMLILNSPITVLLQHLKNMAKNYRQLKDGYPDLMIVDNNAVHFEEVKAPGDKLKRNQLVSIDNLKSCGFIVNIAAVKWYVDPNRIYSVVDIETTGGLKGGNRITEIGIVKVKQGEIVDTWTTLINPERPIPRFITKLTGINDAMVSDAPIFSDIASTLLDKLSGSIFVAHNVNFDYGFIKKELEELGINFKMPKLCTVVESRKAFKGLKSYSLGNLSAHFNLDLTNHHRALDDAKAAAQLLLLVQQTDSQ
- a CDS encoding sugar porter family MFS transporter → MTTQHATKGEHSAETTCSLFYVIFISAVAAIGGFLFGFDSGVINGTVSALGNTFNSSSVATGFNVASVLLGCALGALAAGPLADKFGRRVIMIVTAIIFAVSAFGSGIADSSAEFIFYRLFGGLGIGAASVLAPAYIAEVAPASLRGRLATLQQLAIVLGLFAAFLSNYLIANAAGGAEGILMLDLAAWRWMFWAELVPAGLFLIGVLFIPESPRYLVAQGKLKHAKTVFNKISNDDADAQISDVKQSLQSDKKPSIRDLFIDGSKKVHPIVWVGVALSVFQQFVGINVVFYYGSELWQAAGFDESQSLFINVLAGTTNILSTFIAIALVDKVGRKPLLLVGSIGMFISLSALTYTFGSAGLDEAGKLALSENMGTFALIMANLFVVFFGLSWGPIVWVLLGEMFNNRIRGAALAVAASAQWIANFAITMTFPIMLGSIGLAGAYGFYTLSAFISVFFVVKYIKETRGMKLESM
- a CDS encoding outer membrane protein transport protein, with translation MKQLLLSSLTVACALSSFNVFATNGYFTHGYGMTHKGMAGAGIALSEELMSGANNPATLLVNGTEMSFGVELFSPKRKYTASSVDTFYPNAFYLDADTKKSDNSLFAIPEFAIGHQLNQDINLGLLVYANGGMNTEYTAESAPQGTFYGGNTGVDLKQLFISPTISYKLNEQTRIGVSPIYVVQQFEAQGLANFAPFSQAPSALSNNGTDTSTGFGLQLGINQIIDTTFSWGASYRFAVSMSEFDRYSGLFAEQGGFDLPSSIQLGTAWQFLPSHQVVFDWQKINYSEVESIANPITNLMSAPLGSKAGAGFGWHDMSIYKLGYQWQRTLEQKIRFGVSYTEQPIPSSEILFNILAPGVQEWHFTAGISHAISDTMQFNAMAFYSPSKNVTGANYLAPNQQLSISMEQSGLGISLAWRI
- a CDS encoding YeeE/YedE thiosulfate transporter family protein translates to MTTEFTPLSAAIGGGLIGLACALLLIFFGKIAGISGLIKSLFNPFTKSSRWKLCFIAGLVLAGVCVQIFKPELLVGELNLSPLMIIIAGLLVGIGTSLANGCTSGHGVCGMSRFSARSWVSTCTFMAIAIITANLVG
- a CDS encoding DUF6691 family protein is translated as MQLIITLILGFIFGLGLIISGMTNPDKVLNFLTFNKHWDGSLIIVMAVAMTIMMGAWFWLTKKGTPLFSEKLSLSDFKQVDMRLITGSVLFGLGWGLSGICPGPGLVQLVSLKTEFWLFFAAVLGGMWITKKV